One genomic window of Acidimicrobiales bacterium includes the following:
- a CDS encoding SDR family oxidoreductase — translation MDLGIAGKVALVTASSKGLGKASALALAREGAKVVITARGEEALSKAREEIEAEAGEGEVLAIRADITDPDAPARVVRDTLDRFGGLNILVANAGGPPPGRALDVTDEQIADAVNANLTTSVRLVREALPALRSGGAGRICCITSYSVKQPVPNLALSNLARTGLWAWAKTAARDLFPDVTLNLVCPGPHATDRMIQLGGSDSPMGDPGDFGRIVAFLCSTSASYISGTAVMVDGAASAGLL, via the coding sequence ATGGATCTCGGCATCGCCGGGAAGGTGGCCCTGGTCACCGCCTCGTCGAAAGGGCTTGGCAAGGCTTCGGCTCTCGCGCTCGCCCGCGAGGGCGCAAAGGTCGTCATCACGGCGCGCGGCGAAGAGGCCCTGTCCAAGGCCCGGGAGGAGATCGAGGCCGAGGCGGGAGAGGGGGAGGTTCTCGCCATCCGAGCGGACATCACCGATCCGGATGCCCCGGCGCGGGTCGTGCGGGACACGCTCGACCGGTTCGGGGGCCTGAACATCCTTGTGGCGAACGCCGGCGGTCCTCCTCCCGGTCGCGCTCTCGATGTCACCGACGAGCAGATAGCGGACGCAGTGAACGCCAACCTCACCACTTCGGTCCGCCTCGTTCGTGAGGCGCTGCCGGCCCTGAGGTCGGGCGGTGCCGGGCGGATCTGCTGCATCACCTCATATTCGGTGAAGCAGCCCGTGCCCAACCTCGCGCTGTCCAATCTCGCCCGCACCGGTTTGTGGGCGTGGGCGAAGACGGCAGCCCGGGACCTGTTCCCGGATGTGACGTTGAACCTCGTCTGTCCCGGTCCTCACGCCACCGACCGCATGATCCAGCTCGGCGGGTCCGACAGCCCGATGGGAGACCCAGGCGACTTCGGGAGGATCGTGGCCTTCCTGTGCTCTACCTCCGCGTCCTACATCTCCGGAACAGCGGTGATGGTCGACGGGGCGGCGAGCGCCGGCCTGCTCTGA